Sequence from the Kineosporia succinea genome:
CTGGTCTTCATCGCTCGACCAGGCTGCCTCTGCTGAACTGATGAGACACGTCGCGAGGGAGTTCAGAAAATGAATGATCGTTTGAAGGATGCCGTCTGGCGAAAGAGTAGTCGCAGCAACGGCACCGGTGCCTGCGTCGAAGTTGCCTTCCTGGAAGATGGAGATATTGCTCTGCGGGAGAGCGACGAGCCTGGTTCGGTCGTCATCACGTCTGCGGTCAAGTGGGACGCCTTCTTGGCAGGGGTTCGCAACGCAGAGTTCGACCGTCCGGAAATCTAAGCGGGTGGTTCGAGGGGGCAGGCACCGGTCTGCCCCCTCGAACTGGCTACACACTGACCATTCGAGTGGCCATGAACATGTCGGTCGGCATGGGGGTTTTCAATCGCCAGGTAACGGCCATAGGGCGGCTGTGTTGATGGGAGACATACTCCAGTGGTCCCATGAAAACGTAAGGCGACGTGCCCATTTCACCATCCTGCATGGCTCGTACGAAAAGAAGAACGTGCGAACCGCGCTCTGCGTGATGGATATACCGCTGACCGGTCGGTGAAGCGTCCGACGTCGTCGACTGACTCTCCCAGTGGAAGAGCTCAGGGGTGAGGGCGAAGTCCTTGTACATCGTGGAGGGCGAGAAGTCCTTCTCAGCCTTCTTGCAGGTGACGAAGAGGATGTCGGAGTTGATGGCTTCGCACCAGGCGACGCCCTCGCGGAAGTTGCTCGGGGGCTTCTTCAGCGATGCGTGGCCAACCGCGGCAAGGATCTCTTCACGCTGATAGCTGGCATGGATGCTGAGGGGGACATCCGCAAATTCCTGCCCGTAGGGAGTGAGGTCTTCCGTCATGCGCCGAGCCCTATCGAAGCTGAGCTCGACCACCTCTTGAAAGTCGCGGCGAACCGTGGGCTGGGTGCGGATACTCGTCAAGCCCTGATCAGCGCTGGTGAACGTATCGCCAGTCGGGTAGAAGGAGAAGAACAGCATGTCTGCGAGGCGCCGCTGTCGGAGGCTGTCTCCGGTGTCTGAGGTCGAGAGCATGCGGGTGTAGTGCTCAGCTCGTTCCCGGTCGTCTACGTGGGCGAAAGCCCGGATGCGCCGAAGGAGCGCTGACTCGATCGTGCTCAGCGGTGGAAGATCCGGATCGGCAGCCCGCTCGAGAGCTGCCCAGGATCGGTCCTTGGTTCCCTTCTTGAGGACGTCAGCGAGTTCGCGTTGTCCCAACTCCAAGTAGTCCTTGAGTGAAGAAGGTTGCAGTTCGCGGACTTCCGAAATCATGGTCGCCCAGCGTGGAGAGATCTGCTGCTTCAAGGAAGCGAGCAGGGCTTCCTTGGCCACCGGATCCAGAACGATCTGTGACCCAGGCGGTAGCAGCGGAAAGTCCTTGGCGACCTGCTGCTCCAAGGTCTTGCCGAGGTGGCCGGTGAGAGCACGGAAACGCTGGTCAAATCGGAACTCTGCTCGCTGATGGCCCACGAAGTCGAGCGCCGTGAGCACCGCCTTGCCTTCACTCATGCGCAAGCCTCGCCCCAGCTGCTGAAGGAAGACCGTGGCGCTCTCAGTCGGCCGGAGGAAGAGCACCGTGTCGACCTCGGGGATGTCGACACCCTCGTTGAAGAGATCCACGGTGAAGATGGCGTTGACCTGGCCACTCCGCAAAGCACCGCGAGCATGCTGTCGCTCGGCGGCTGGCGTATTCGCGGAGAGCGCGATGGAGGGGATGCCGGCCTCGGAGAACCGCTCGGCCATGTACTCGGCGTGCTTGACGCTGACGCAGAAGCCCAGGCACTTCATCTGCCCAGGGTCGAGAACCTTTTCGCCCACCTCTCGCAAGATGATGTTCAGTCGAGCCGCGTCGGCGGTGTAGAGCTCGGTGAGCGCCTCGGTGTCGTACGAACGGCGCTGCCGGTTCCAGGTGATCTTCTCGAGGTCGGTTCCATCGTGGATTCCGAAGTAGTGGAACGGGGCGAGAAGGTTCTGATCAAGCGCGTCCCAAAGGCGGAGCTCTGCTGCCACCCGCCCGCCGAAGAAGTCCCTGACGTTGACCCCGTCTGCGCGCTCGGGAGTTGCTGTCAGACCGAGCAGCTCCTTCGGCTGCAACTGGTCCATGATGCGTCGGTACGACGCCGCTGCAGCATGATGGAACTCGTCGATGACGACGACGTCAAAAGCCTCCGGCTGGATCAGCGCCAGGTTGTCAGCATGGAGCGACATAACGCTCGCGAATACGTGCCGGCCTCGGCTCGGAGTCTTACCGTCTGCAAGAAGCTCTCCAAAAGACGCGTTGGCTAGCACTTCTTGGTAGGTGCGTTGCGCTTGTTGGAGGATCTCGATCCGGTGGGCAACGAAGAGGAGCGACAGGTCTCCTTGATCTTGAACAAGCCGCTTGTAGTCCAGCGCAGCGATGACCGTCTTACCGGTACCTGTCGCCGCGACTACGAGGTTGCGGTGGCGATCGTGGAGCTTGCGCTCGGCATCGAGCTGCTCGAGCATCTCCTGCTGATGTGGCAGCGGCCGGACCTCAAGGCCGGACAAAAGGAGAGCGCTCTGCGTTCCGCCCGCGTTCTTACCGGCGGCCCGGTCGAGCTCTCGGCGGAGCAGCGGTCCATGCTCCCGGGGGTCATAGGTGACGAATTCCTTGTCCTGCCAATATGACTCGAAGGTGGCCTCGAACTTCTCCATGAGGTCAGGTGTGTCAATCGCCGACAGTCGAACGTTCCACTCGAGGCCATCAACGAGCGCTGCACGCGACAGGTTGCTGGATCCCACGTAGGCCGTGTGAAAACCGCTTCTGCGCTCGAACATCCAGGCTTTGGCGTGCAGTCGGGTGCGGTTGGTCTCGTAGTTGACCTTGACCTCCGCCCCGAACTCGTTGACCAGGGCATCGAGAGCCTTGGCGTCTGTGGCACCCATGTAGGTCGTGGTGAGGACGCGGATCGGGACGCCGCGGTTCTTGAGTTCGCGAAGCTGGTCTTCGAGCAGCCGCAGGCCGTACCACTTCACGAAGGCACAGAGCAGATCCACTCGGTCGGCGCTGGCCAGTTCGGCGCGTAGCTCGGCAGCCAGGGTTGGCTCACCGCGGGCGTTTGTCAGTAAAGAAGCCTCGGAAAGAGGCGTGGCCGGGCGAAGTAGCACCGCACCACCCGTGGCTATGAAGTCACGCCGATAGATTTGGTGCAACTGCTGATGGTTGAGCTTTTCGTCCAAGGCAGGTGTCTCAGCGGCGGCGCCGTAGGAGCGTAGCTGCTCCAGGATGCCCTCGACAATCGAGGGGCGATCGGCTGATCTTGCAGCAGTGAGCGTGTCTTGAATGACTCGACTGAGGTACCGCGTCAACACTATGGGCTGCTCGGCAGGGTCTACTGCGGCTGTTTCACTGGCGAGACCCTGAAGGAGCGTCAGCCGATTCTGTAGCTCAGTCGTGATCAGAGATTCGTAGAGCCCGGTGTCCAAGAGGTGTGCTCCTCGCGCACTCGTGAGACCAACCTCGTCATCCTAGGACGTGCGGGGGGCCATCTCGGCGATTTGAGCCGCGGCGCATGCGCGAGCGACAGTCAGACAATCGCCAGCATCTCGGGAATTGCTAGTCCCTAACCTGTGCAAAATTTTCTCGATGGTAGCGCGTGAAAGCTTCCTTAATGTCGTGGCCTTTCAACGTTCGCAACTTCTGAAGCTTCGTCCGGTTCGCCGTCAAAAAGACCCATCCTTCGCGAATGTACAGAGCCCCTCGGTCGAAAAGTACGTGATCGTTGGCGCAAAGGCAGAGAATGTTGGCTGGAATATCCGGACCGTTGTGTGGCTTGCCGAGAGCCCGGATGTGGGCCCCTTCGGCGTAACCCTTGCCGTCAATCTCCAGGCGTACCCCGCAAATTTGGCAGGTTGAGTCGTATGCCTGCTTAACCCATTGAGATACTTCGGTGTTGCGCACGACACGCTGTATGACACCAGCAGTACGAACGGGTTTGGTGTTTCCGATGGGAGGGGTGAGTGCGAAACTGCGAGCAGAAGTTTCTTTCCAGGATTCGCCGTCAGCTTCGGGTACGCGTTCCAGTTCGAATTGGAAAATCATTGGACCGTCTGATGAGGCGCGGTAGGAATGGCGGGCCACGATGTAAAGACCGTCATAGCGAAACCCGGACTTGGGCGAGTGTGTGCCCTTCGCGTTCGCGCCTCGGATGACTCTGATGGGAAGACTCATGGTCTCAGACAGCTTCAATGCCGAGTTTCCCTGTGTATCCTTCTGATCCTCTACCTGAACCTTCTTCTCGTCTTGGCCACCTTCGCCGGTGTAGAGAATCCAATCGCCTTCGTCGCGGTCGTCCTTGTAGCCTCCGGAAAGGCAGATGGCGTCCGCTCCTTCCTCGTAGTTTCCGCTGATTCCACGCCTCCCGTGTCGGTGGAGTCGGGCCTGGCGAACATCCTCGCGCTTCGCGAAGACGGACCCTGTGGGATGCCCGGCAATGTGACCAAAGATGCTTGGCTCGCTCATGTGTCGATATTAGAGAACTGTGACTTATGATACGAGTGTTGTTCGCCAAGTAGCGGCGTCGAACTCTGGTGGAGGGAGTCGCTGGGCCTAGTCGGGAGGTCTGTAGCGAGATGCCCTCAGGAGTGCCGGTCGGATTGCACTTCAGGGGAGGGTGCATGGGCTCGGCGGGAGTGCTAGGAAGCGGACACCGCTCGCCTGGGCTCCGATCATGCTTTCGATGGATGCTGCGCCCAGTGCCGCGCTCGTAGCTTGTGAGTCATGATAAAAGGGATCTCGGCCCTGATAGCGGGTGCCCTTCTCCTGGCGCTCGTCGGATGCGGTGAGTCAGCCGCCGCCGCGACGGAGGAACAGCGACAACGCGCTCTGGCCGCCGGTTTCGACGCCGATCTGGTTTACGTGCTCGAGGTGGACGGATACAACGCCGCAGCCGGCGGCAGCGGGGTCTACGGCGCTGACGGCTACCAGACCATCTACGTGTCCGAGAGTGGTGACGACCTGCGCCTCACCGTCGAGCGGGCCACGCTCGACGACATCACCTGTCCGGCGCTGCCGGTTCCCGGGGCCGAGGGGGTGGACATCACGGTGGAATGCACCCGTGACGACGACGGCTGGCGCCGAGTCGCTGGCGATCGGGAGGAGTACGCGGTTCTCCGCGACGATCTCCTGGTGCGGGTCAGCGGTACCAGGGCCGGGGCCAATCTGATGCGTGAAGCTGCGCTCGAGGCCCGGCCCGCCACCTCGAAGGAGCTGGACGACGTGCTCCCGCCGGATTCCGAAATCGTTGAGCGCGGTGACATCTCGGGGGACAACGCGCCGAACAACGACGTGGGCGCGGGCGGGTGAGAGCTGGAGGCAGGCCACCCCGGCACCGTCCGCGGTAGCGAAACATCCACGAAGAGTGACATTTATGTGTTTGATACCTTCTCCTCCAGCCAGGGAGGGGAAGTACGTGAGCGGGCACTTCAAAGTTCTTGCGTCAGAGTTGCTGAGCAGCAAGGAGAAGGCAGCGAGTGTCGCCTCGGGGGTTGGGGCACTCGATCCGGGTGGCGAGCTGAGCAAGGCGACGGGGTCGATCCCGGGGGGCGTCCAGCGTCACTCTGATGAAGAACGTCGGCTCCCTGTGGAATGCCCAGTTCAAGCAGTTGCGTGAACGCGTGTCCTCGTACGGTGACACGTTGGGTACCGCTGCTGCAGGCTACGAGCGGGGCGACAACGCCGGGGCCAAGAGCTTCAACGACCTGGTCCCCGAGGCTTCGCGGTGACGGCGACGTGGTCGCAGATCAAGAAGTGGGCCCCCGAGGCCCTGCACGACGCAGCCGAGGAGCTGCGCTCGATCGAGGACAAGCTCATCGATCTCGGCGACGACCTGGTGAAGGTCGAGCCCACCCACTGGACCGGTACCGCGGCCGACGGTGCGAAGAAGGAGCTCACCGCCATCGGTGAGGTTCTCGAAGACCGGATGACCGAGGTCGCCGCAGTGCGGCGAGGACTGCTCACCGCTCACGATGCGGTGACCGGCATCCAGAGCCTGGTGGCGGACATCATCGACTTCGCCGCCTCCAACGAGCTCAGTATCGACGCTGAGGGCACAGTCACCGATGTGAAGGAACCGGAGGGTGGGGCAGGGATCGTCGTCGACAAGACGTACATCCCGCCCGAGCGTGATCCCCATAACCTCGAGCTGGCGGCCGAAGAACGTCAGCGGCTGGTGGACAAGTGCGTCACCATGATCGAGGCGGTCCTGCGTCGCGCCGGTTACCTGGATCAAGAACTGACCCATGTGCTCAACAATGGGGTCCTGTCCGGTGAGCTGGCGAGGATGGATGCGCCCGATCTGGAGACGGCCGCCCAAGACGGCGACAACTGGCGCAAGCCGGATGTCTACCCTCCTCCGGAGGGTAAGGGAACGCCCGATCTGAACAGCGCCTACTGGAACAGTCTCAGCCCGTCGGAGAAGCTGAAAGTCATTCTGGGGCACCCGGAATGGATCAACAATCGAGATGGCATCGCGGCCGACGCCCGCGATGCGGCCAATCGCGTTCTGCTGCCTCGCTACCTGGCCGAGTGGGAGCGCAAGCTCAGAGACGCCGAAGCTGAACAGCTCCGCATCGTCACAGAGCATGCGGACGCGGGGCTGTCGGGTTATCCGTCCCAGGAACTGAGTGACGCCTACTCGCGGTACCAGGAAGCTCGCGACAAGGTCGATTCGCTGAAGATGGCTGAGAAGCTGATAGACCGGGACGGAGTTTCGATGGACGGCAAGGCTGTCGAGAAGGACGACAAACAGCTTCTCGCCCTGGATCTCAGTCAGGAGCGCGCCCAGGTGGCCATCGCCACCGGTGATGTCGACGTCGCGGAGAACGTTGCGGTCTTCACCCCAGGTCTGTCGTCCAACGCGAAGACGATCGACGGGTACGACACCGACATGAAGAATCTCAGGGAGCGTTCAGCCGCGCTGCTCGTCAAAAACGGAGACGCCCTTACCCAGGAGGCGGCCCTGGACAACGTGGCGACGGTGGTCTGGCTCGGGTATCAGTCACCGCAGACGACGCCGGACAGTCTGTTCAACCTCACGGGTGACTCGGTCGCTTCGGCCAAGAGCGCCAGTGATGGCGGAAAGAACCTCGCGGAGTTCTACTCCGGTATCACGGCGTCGCGCGATGACGACGTGAATCTCACCGCACTGGGGCATTCCTACGGATCGACCACCACCGGATATGCGCTGCAGCAGAACGACACCGGGGTGGACCGGGTCGGTTTCTTCGGATCCCCGGGAATCAGTGTGGACGACCTGGGCAAGCTGGATGTCCCTTCGCACAGTTCCTTCTATGCAGAAGCGGACGGCGACGCGGTCGGAGATTTCGCGACCTTCGGAAAGGATCCGACCAAGATCGATGGAATGACCCACATCAACACAGACGCAGCGAAGCTCGCCAACGGCGAGGGGCTTTCGGGCATCAGTGGTCATACCTCGTATCTCAAAGACGGTTCGACCAACCAGTACAACCTGGCCAATCTTGTGATCGGTGAACCAAATGCGCTGATCACCGGCTGGAGCGGGCCACCTCTTGGTGAAGTGCTGCGAGGCTTCTAGTTACGAGAGTCAGTTTTCATGGCGTATCAAAATAGGCTATCGGGCCGCTGGTTCCGGCGTGCCGGGGCTCTGATGTCGGTCGCTGTCGTCGCTTTATGCGTAGCAGCATGTGGAGGTGCGAACATCTTGGGCGCAGAGGATGACAACAGTGAGGCCGTGCTCCGGGCGCGTCCCTCGTTCGACGAAGGTGCCCGGACGTATCTGGCCCTGCTCGGCGAGATCCGGGGGATCCTGGAGGAGGAGGTCCCGGATCTTGAGTGGGTCGCCGAGGTCAAGGCCGGTGGCAGAAGCTACTGCGGGGATCCGGCGGCCGGCATCGAGGCCGACTCGGCGACTTTCCAGGGCGGTTCCGCGAAGGGCGGCATTGGGCAGGAAGACTGGGCCCGGGCCAAGCCCAAGATCGTCGATGTCGCCGCGCAATACGGCTTTACCACGGTCAACTCGTTGGTTGACGAGCCGGGGAACGTCTCGCTGGCCATCCTTGATGATGATGGAGCCAGTGTGGAGGTGGGCAGTAAGGTGAATACCATCGTCATGCTCTACGGCGCCTGCATGCTGCTAGAGAAATAGCCCGGATGAGGCGGCGAGTGGCGGTGCCCCGGTTGCGCGGATCTTGTTCCGGGCTATCGATCATCGAAAGCATCGCACTCTGGCGCTGGGGCATCTCAAGTCGTCGGTTGGCTCGAGCATCCGGAACGGCGTCTCAGCTGAGCCGTCGCCCTCCGATCAGCTCGTCACCCAGTTCGGTACGGCGGTAAAGGACTGAGCGGCCGACCCGCTCACGGGTCACCAGACCCGCGTCCAGAAGCACTTTCAGGTGGTCCCCGACGGCTCCCAGCGACGAATTGAGGACGCCGGCCAGCTGGGTGGTGGATCCGGGGTCGGCCAGGCTCTCCAGGAGCCGGGCCCGGGCGGCCCCGATCAGCGGGGCCAAAGTCGCTGGGGCCGAAACGGTCTCGGCCAGCGTGGCCGTTCCACGGGAGGGATAGCGGATCCAGGGGCGGTGCGGTCCGTCCAGGCTCATCGCCAGTCCCTGGGCCAGGAAGACCGAGGGGACGAAAAGCAGCCCTCGCCCGGCCAGGTCGACCGTCTGCGGTCCCCGGTCCCGCACCCGGATCCGGCCCTCCTCCCAGCTGAGCTTGGGATGCAGGTCTTCCAGGCCGGCGCTCCAGCCGTGAGCCACCAGGCGCCCGGCCCGATGCTGGACGTCGCGCTGCAGCACCGCCAGCACCCGCGGCCAGTCCGGGCGCAGCAACACGTCCCAGGCCAGCTCGATCGCGTCGGCCAGCCGGTTCAGGACATCGGGGGCGTGCAGAACCGTCGCCACCTCCTCGGCCACCGGAGCGCCGGCGATCATGTACGCGATCTCGCGTCGGGCGTCCGCAAGGGAACTGGCCCGCATCGCCGCCACGTCGTCCTGAATGCTCTGACCCATCCCGGCGGGCGGGGGAGTGGTGAAGTCGACGCCCTCGCGCTCACGCTGGAGGGCGGCCAGAGCCCGCACGCCCGGGTCGTCGCGGATGGTGCCCCAGCGGTGCGTGAACCGGCCCAGCAGCGGCGACGCGGTCGAACGCCGGTGAGCGAGCTGGGCTATCAGATGGACGGTCTCGTCGCTGGGGGAGACCGCGAACCGGGACGACACGATGTCCTCGGCCCCGGCCATGATCCATAACGAGGTTTCGGCCACCGGCGAAACAGTAGCTCCGTCCTGACGACGCTGCCAGGTTGGCGCCATGAGCACCTCGACCGTTGCCCGAACGACCTACCGTGAAGTCTTCACCACCCCGGGCTTCGCCGCCCTGTTCACCACCACCACCCTGACCGTGCTGGGCATTTCGCTGCAGATCCTCGCCTTCTCGGTCGTGGTCTTCGAGACGACCGGTTCCTCGACCTGGTCATCGGCGGCCTTCGCGGCGGGCTTCCTGCCCGGCGTCGTGGGCGGTCTGCTGCTGCCCTCGCTGGCCGACCGGTGGCCGGCCCGACCTCTGATCGCCGTCGGGAGCCTGGTGCGTCTCGGGCTCGGGCTGCTGCTGGCGGTTCTGGCGTCGAGCTCGTCGGTGCCGGCCGGAATCGCGGTGGTGGCCCTGGGAGCCCTGCTGCACCCGCTGGTCTCGGCCGCCCAGTCCGGTCTGCTGCTGCGCCTTCTCGAGGGCGACCGCTACGTGCTGGGCCGGTCGCTGTTCACCATGACCTCGATGCTGGCGCAGCTGGCGGGACTCGCGGTGGGTGGTCTGGTGCTCCAGGCCCTGGGCGCCGGTGCGGTGCTGGTGCTGGCCGCGGCCATGCACGGTGTGGCGCTGCTGATCAGCTGGCTGGGCCTGCCGTCGGTTCCGGCCCCCGGCTCCCGGAGCCCGTGGACGCCCGGCGAGACCCTGCGTGGATACCGGGACCTGTTCGGTCACAGCCTGGTTCGGCCGCTGTTGCTGCTGTGGTGGACGCCGTTCGCGCTGCTGGCGGGCGTCGAATCGCTGGCCGTGTCCTACGCCGGGCAGACGCAGGCGGGTGGGGCGGCCACCGCCGTGCTGATGGGCGCCACCCCGTTGGGTGCTCTGGTCGGGACGACCGTGGTGGGAAGGCTGTGCCGGCCCGCCACCCGCGAACGGCTCGTACCCGTGCTGCTGGCCCTGCTCGGCGTATCCCTCCTGCCGCTGGCCCTCACCCCCTCGGCGCCTGTGGCGGCCGTGCTGATGGCTCTGGCCGGGGTCGGGCTGGCCTTCGAGACGGGCGGGCAGGCGGCGTTCCGCAACGCTCTGCCGCCCGGACGTCAGGCCCTGGGATTCGGCCTGCTGGGCGTCGGGCTGATGACCGGCCAGGGCCTGGGCCCGCTGGTGGCCGGCCCCCTCGCCGACCTGAGCAGCCCCGGAACGGCCTCGGCGGTGCTGGGCCTGCTGATCCTGCTCACGACACCGGTCTTGCTGCGGGGCGCCGGCGTAAGCCCAGCACTACCGCCAACGGCCACAACGCCTGCGCTCCTGCCGCCACCCGCTCCGTCAGTCCCAGAGGTCCGGTGACATACAGGGTGAAACCGAAGACGCCGACCAGGACGAGCAGAACCGACCCCGCCACCAGCGAGACCGGTGGATTCAGCACCCGGTCTCCCGAACGTCCGTTCGCCACCAGCGGCCACACCGCCAGCGCCACGAAAGCGGCCGTGGCACAGAGAGTGTGCGCCGCCGAGCTGCCCCCACCGC
This genomic interval carries:
- a CDS encoding DUF397 domain-containing protein produces the protein MNDRLKDAVWRKSSRSNGTGACVEVAFLEDGDIALRESDEPGSVVITSAVKWDAFLAGVRNAEFDRPEI
- a CDS encoding DUF3427 domain-containing protein, which produces MDTGLYESLITTELQNRLTLLQGLASETAAVDPAEQPIVLTRYLSRVIQDTLTAARSADRPSIVEGILEQLRSYGAAAETPALDEKLNHQQLHQIYRRDFIATGGAVLLRPATPLSEASLLTNARGEPTLAAELRAELASADRVDLLCAFVKWYGLRLLEDQLRELKNRGVPIRVLTTTYMGATDAKALDALVNEFGAEVKVNYETNRTRLHAKAWMFERRSGFHTAYVGSSNLSRAALVDGLEWNVRLSAIDTPDLMEKFEATFESYWQDKEFVTYDPREHGPLLRRELDRAAGKNAGGTQSALLLSGLEVRPLPHQQEMLEQLDAERKLHDRHRNLVVAATGTGKTVIAALDYKRLVQDQGDLSLLFVAHRIEILQQAQRTYQEVLANASFGELLADGKTPSRGRHVFASVMSLHADNLALIQPEAFDVVVIDEFHHAAAASYRRIMDQLQPKELLGLTATPERADGVNVRDFFGGRVAAELRLWDALDQNLLAPFHYFGIHDGTDLEKITWNRQRRSYDTEALTELYTADAARLNIILREVGEKVLDPGQMKCLGFCVSVKHAEYMAERFSEAGIPSIALSANTPAAERQHARGALRSGQVNAIFTVDLFNEGVDIPEVDTVLFLRPTESATVFLQQLGRGLRMSEGKAVLTALDFVGHQRAEFRFDQRFRALTGHLGKTLEQQVAKDFPLLPPGSQIVLDPVAKEALLASLKQQISPRWATMISEVRELQPSSLKDYLELGQRELADVLKKGTKDRSWAALERAADPDLPPLSTIESALLRRIRAFAHVDDRERAEHYTRMLSTSDTGDSLRQRRLADMLFFSFYPTGDTFTSADQGLTSIRTQPTVRRDFQEVVELSFDRARRMTEDLTPYGQEFADVPLSIHASYQREEILAAVGHASLKKPPSNFREGVAWCEAINSDILFVTCKKAEKDFSPSTMYKDFALTPELFHWESQSTTSDASPTGQRYIHHAERGSHVLLFVRAMQDGEMGTSPYVFMGPLEYVSHQHSRPMAVTWRLKTPMPTDMFMATRMVSV
- a CDS encoding YDG/SRA domain-containing protein, whose translation is MSEPSIFGHIAGHPTGSVFAKREDVRQARLHRHGRRGISGNYEEGADAICLSGGYKDDRDEGDWILYTGEGGQDEKKVQVEDQKDTQGNSALKLSETMSLPIRVIRGANAKGTHSPKSGFRYDGLYIVARHSYRASSDGPMIFQFELERVPEADGESWKETSARSFALTPPIGNTKPVRTAGVIQRVVRNTEVSQWVKQAYDSTCQICGVRLEIDGKGYAEGAHIRALGKPHNGPDIPANILCLCANDHVLFDRGALYIREGWVFLTANRTKLQKLRTLKGHDIKEAFTRYHRENFAQVRD
- a CDS encoding alpha/beta hydrolase, which codes for MTATWSQIKKWAPEALHDAAEELRSIEDKLIDLGDDLVKVEPTHWTGTAADGAKKELTAIGEVLEDRMTEVAAVRRGLLTAHDAVTGIQSLVADIIDFAASNELSIDAEGTVTDVKEPEGGAGIVVDKTYIPPERDPHNLELAAEERQRLVDKCVTMIEAVLRRAGYLDQELTHVLNNGVLSGELARMDAPDLETAAQDGDNWRKPDVYPPPEGKGTPDLNSAYWNSLSPSEKLKVILGHPEWINNRDGIAADARDAANRVLLPRYLAEWERKLRDAEAEQLRIVTEHADAGLSGYPSQELSDAYSRYQEARDKVDSLKMAEKLIDRDGVSMDGKAVEKDDKQLLALDLSQERAQVAIATGDVDVAENVAVFTPGLSSNAKTIDGYDTDMKNLRERSAALLVKNGDALTQEAALDNVATVVWLGYQSPQTTPDSLFNLTGDSVASAKSASDGGKNLAEFYSGITASRDDDVNLTALGHSYGSTTTGYALQQNDTGVDRVGFFGSPGISVDDLGKLDVPSHSSFYAEADGDAVGDFATFGKDPTKIDGMTHINTDAAKLANGEGLSGISGHTSYLKDGSTNQYNLANLVIGEPNALITGWSGPPLGEVLRGF
- a CDS encoding LppA family lipoprotein → MGAEDDNSEAVLRARPSFDEGARTYLALLGEIRGILEEEVPDLEWVAEVKAGGRSYCGDPAAGIEADSATFQGGSAKGGIGQEDWARAKPKIVDVAAQYGFTTVNSLVDEPGNVSLAILDDDGASVEVGSKVNTIVMLYGACMLLEK
- a CDS encoding ArsR/SmtB family transcription factor, whose amino-acid sequence is MAETSLWIMAGAEDIVSSRFAVSPSDETVHLIAQLAHRRSTASPLLGRFTHRWGTIRDDPGVRALAALQREREGVDFTTPPPAGMGQSIQDDVAAMRASSLADARREIAYMIAGAPVAEEVATVLHAPDVLNRLADAIELAWDVLLRPDWPRVLAVLQRDVQHRAGRLVAHGWSAGLEDLHPKLSWEEGRIRVRDRGPQTVDLAGRGLLFVPSVFLAQGLAMSLDGPHRPWIRYPSRGTATLAETVSAPATLAPLIGAARARLLESLADPGSTTQLAGVLNSSLGAVGDHLKVLLDAGLVTRERVGRSVLYRRTELGDELIGGRRLS
- a CDS encoding MFS transporter yields the protein MSTSTVARTTYREVFTTPGFAALFTTTTLTVLGISLQILAFSVVVFETTGSSTWSSAAFAAGFLPGVVGGLLLPSLADRWPARPLIAVGSLVRLGLGLLLAVLASSSSVPAGIAVVALGALLHPLVSAAQSGLLLRLLEGDRYVLGRSLFTMTSMLAQLAGLAVGGLVLQALGAGAVLVLAAAMHGVALLISWLGLPSVPAPGSRSPWTPGETLRGYRDLFGHSLVRPLLLLWWTPFALLAGVESLAVSYAGQTQAGGAATAVLMGATPLGALVGTTVVGRLCRPATRERLVPVLLALLGVSLLPLALTPSAPVAAVLMALAGVGLAFETGGQAAFRNALPPGRQALGFGLLGVGLMTGQGLGPLVAGPLADLSSPGTASAVLGLLILLTTPVLLRGAGVSPALPPTATTPALLPPPAPSVPEVR
- a CDS encoding DUF998 domain-containing protein, with translation MRPPAYVSSVAAPVLLIGGWLLAESRQPPGFDPMVDAISDLAAIGATDRVVMTVALIGVGVAHLVTAFCLTEAARPGRLLLAAGGVATVLVAAFPLPGGGGSSAAHTLCATAAFVALAVWPLVANGRSGDRVLNPPVSLVAGSVLLVLVGVFGFTLYVTGPLGLTERVAAGAQALWPLAVVLGLRRRPAARPVS